Part of the Pseudomonas abietaniphila genome is shown below.
TGCATCTCTGCCGCTCCAATTGCGACAGACCCTTCTCCCATCAGGCAGGAAAAATCACATGAGCGACGAATTGTTTTTCTCCGACGCAACCCGACTCGCCGAGTTGATTCGCACTCGGGAGGTTTCACCGGTTGAAGTGATGCAAGCCCATCTTGACCGCATCGAAGCAGTCGACCCCCAGGTCAATGCGATCGTGACCGTGGTGGATGACGCACTCCAGTCCGCGAAGGCCGCCGAGCGAGCGGTGTTGTCGGGCGAACCGCTGGGCGTGCTGCACGGCGTCCCGTTCACCGCCAAGGATTCCATCGACACCGCCGGCGTACTCACTCAGCGTGGCTCGCCGATCTTCAAAGGCCGCCAGCCAGACACCGACGCCACCAGCGTGGCGCGCATGAAGCAGGCAGGCGCAATCCTGCTGGCCAAGACCAATCTCCCGGAGTTTTCCTACTGGATCGAAAGCGACAACCTGCTCTCAGGGCGCTCGAACAACCCTTGGAACCTGGAACGCACACCCGGTGGCTCGAGCGGTGGAGAATCAGCCGCCATCGCCGCCGGGATGTCGCCCATCGGCCTGGGGACCGACCTTGCGATTTCCGTGCGGGGCCCGGCCGCGCAAACGGGGATCAGCTCGATGAAAGCAACGCACGGTCGCGTGCCCATGACCGGCATCTGGCCGCGCGTGCCGCGTCGCTTCTGGCATGTCGGTCCGATGGCCCGGTCGGTTCGGGACATCGCCCTCGCCTTCTCGCAACTGGCCGGGCCGGACGGCCAGGACGCCTTCGCCACCAGCACCGTGGCGTTCGATGCGGGCATCGGTCGCCAGCCTTATCGCCCGCTTCGGGTGGGCTGGATGACGGGGCCAGGTTTCGGCCCGGTCGACCCCGAAGTCGTCGCCACCGTTCGTGCCGCCGCCGAGGCGCTGAAGGACATCGGCATTGAGGTTGAACACGTGGGCATCCCTGCGCTGGAGCGGGACTTCGCCCTTGATGTGTTCAACAAGCTGCATGTGATGGAGATGAAATCCGCATTCGCCGAAGCCACTGCCGGGCGCAGAGAGGACGAGCTCTACAAGATGGCGAAGACCATGCTGTCGTTGCCCGATACGTCGATGAAAGACTTCATCGAGGCCGAGCAAGCCGCCGAGCGGCTGCGCGACGGTTACGCCGAATACTTCGCGCATTACGATGCGTTGATTACCCATGTGCTGCCGATACCGGCACACAGGCATGGCGTCGAACAGTTCATCATCGATGGCCAGACCGTGGACGCCACCTTTCTGCAAGGCGCGACTGTACCGCTCAACGTGACCGGGTTGCCGGGTGTGTCGATGCGGTTCGGGACGAGCAAGGAAGGACTGCCGATCAACGTGCAGATTGTGGGCGCGTGGCAAGCAGAGTCGACGATTCTGCACATTGCTTCATTGCTCGAAAGCATCAGCACGGTACGCACGCTTCGTCCCGCGCTGTAACCCCACAGCCATGGAGCGTCAGGCTTCAAGCGTTGAACCCGCTCGAAGCCATGCTCTCGCGACAATCCGCGAGAGTGGCCGGACGCTTTACATCAGCGTCCGGCCTTCGACGCTGCCATCAGCCGGCGTAGACCGGATAATCCGTGAATCCCGCTTCGGCGCCGCCGTAGAGGGTGGCGGGGTTGACGGGATTGAGCGGCCAGCCGTTGACGATGCGCGCCGGTAAATCCGGATTGGCAATGAACGGACGGCCGAAGGCGATCAAGTCAGCCAGCCCCGCCTCGACCAGCCGTGCGCCCCGCTCGGCCGTGTAACGACCCGCGTAAATGATCCGGCCACTGAAGGTGCTGCGCACGTCACGGCGAAAGGTTTCCGGCAGGTCGGGAGCATTGTCCCAGTCGGCTTCGGCGATGGAGACGTAGGCGACGCCCGCGTTTTCCAGCACCTTGATCGCTTCGATGTAAGTCTGGTGCGGGTCCTTTTCCACCATGCCGATGTACACCCGATCCTCATCGGTCGTGGTGAACAATGGGGTGAACCGCACGCCCAGACGGTCAGCACCGATGGCCTGCGAAACCGCTTCAACGATTTCCCTCAGAAAGCGCAAACGGTTCTCCAGCGAGCCGCCGTATTCATCATCCCGCTGGTTGGCGTGTTCGGAGATGAACTGATTGACCAGATACCCGTTGGCCGCATGGATCTCGACGCCGTCGAAGCCTGCTGCGATGGCATTGCTCGCGGCGGTGGCATACAGCCGGACCAACGCTTTGATTTCAGGCACGGTGACTGCGCGAGGCATCGACGGCGCCACCAATTCACCCGTTCCGGCGCCAGTCTCGATAAAGGCTTTGGAGCTGGTGGTCTGAATCGCGGACGGCGCGATGGGAGCGTTGCCATCCGGCTGCAAGGCGTGATGGGAAACCCGGCCGACGTGCCAGAGCTGCGCGAAGATCACACCGCCTTGCGCATGCACCGCGTCAGTCACCTTGCGCCAGCCGTCAATCTGCTCTGGCGTGTAGATACCCGGCGTCCAGGCGTAACCCTGACCCCGCGGCTCGATCTGTGTCCCTTCGCTGACCATGAAGCCTGCCGACGCGCGCTGGCCGTAATACGTGGCCATCAAATCCGAAGCGATATCGCCAGGCTGCACACTGCGTTGACGGGTCAAGGGCGGAAAGACGATCCGGTTCTTGAGGGTGAGGTTGCCCAATCGCACAGGCGAAAACAGTGATTCATGTTTCATGGTTTGACTCCAGAGTTTAAAAGGCTTTTTTTGGGCAACAAGCGCCCGTGAGATCAACGTGGGGATGACCTCGTACAAGGGGTTAAGGGTGTTTAGTCGGGGTGATTCAATACCGTTTCAGTCATCGACAGGGCTTCATCGAACGGCGCCGTCGTGCGGGTTATTTTTGCCATGACACTGGCGCCCAACCACACTGCGTAGAGCCTGAACGCGGTGCGTTGAGGGCTCTCATCGGCCCTGATCGAACGCTCTTCGATCCCCCGCGAGATAGACGCGGCCAGGACATCGATAATGCGCGATGTACCGCGCTGGAGCGCCAGCCGCATAGGCTCCGACAGGTCGGCAACCTCGGCGCCCAGCTTGACCGCCAGGCAGTTTCCCGCGTCGGTTTTACCTGTCTGGTTGTCAATCCAGTGTTGCCAGTACAGGCCCAGTTTTTGAGCGTCGTTTAGCCCTTTTCGCTCGAAAATCCGCGTCATGTTTTCCAGATATTCGTCGAAGTACGCCTCCAGCATTGCGACCCCGAAGAGGTCCTTGGAACCGAAATAGTGATAGAAAGAACCTTTCGGAACGTGCGCAGCCGAGAGCACTTCGTTGAGACCAACGGCTGAATACCCTTTTTTACTGATGATCACTCTCGCCGTCTCGAGAATGTGCTGTTTTGCGTGTTTGCGTTCATTGGCGGTCATCGGTTCGCCTCTAAGTAGACCAGTCGTCTTGCTTGTCGGGCCAATTCTAGGAGCGGGCTAAAACAGGGACAATGTCGAATCCGCAAGGATTTCGGCCATGCCTCGCCTGTCCGTTTTGCTGCGTCTGCGCTGAACGGCGTTGCCAGCCGCTCGTTGGGCAATGACAATCCCCGCACGCTTCATCGACCTGGAGACTCTGGATGCATAGCGTTGCACTGGTGGTTTATCCCGCCTTTCAGTCGTTGAGCCTGTCCCTGGGTTCTGTATTCGAATGCGCCAACCTGTTTCAGGGCGAACAGGCCTATGAGTTTCATCTGGTGTCTGAAGCCGGAGGCGCCGTGATGTCCTCGCAAGGTTTTTCGGTCAATAGCACGGCCCTCAGGCCTGAGGGTTACGACACGGTGATCGTCAGCGGTTACCTCGAACTCGACGCGCCGGACAACGCCCTGATCGAATTCGTGCGGGCGGCCTCGGCCCAGTCGCGTCGGGTCGCCTCACTGTGTGTCGGCGCGTTCGTGCTTGCAGAAGCCGGCCTGCTGACCGGCAAGCGCGCCACCACGCACTGGTTGCACGTACCGGCATTCCGGCAACGCTATCCCGAGATTCAACTGGAAGAGGATCGACTGTTCGTCGTGGACGGTCAGACCTGGACAGGCGCAGGCATGAGTGCCGGCGTGGACATGGCACTGGCGATGGTCGAGAACGATCTGGGCAGCGATCTGGCGCGCAGGATCGCCCGCAAACTGGTCATTTATCAGCGTCGAGGCAGCGAGCAATCGCAGTTCTCCGCACTCCTTGAACTGGACCCGAAGTCCGATCGCGTACAACTCGCGATGGCGTATGCGCGTGAAAATCTGACGGACGACTTGTCGGTCGATGCCCTCGCTGCTGTGGCTCGCCTCAGCCCTCGGCAGTTCAGTCGGGTGTTTCGAGAGGAAACCGGGCAAACCCCGGCGAAGGCCATCGAAAGCCTGCGACTGGAAGCGGCTCGCGTGATGATGGAAACCAGCCGCCATCCGGTGGAAGTCGTGGCCAGGGCAACAGGATTCGGGGACCGGGAACGTATGCGGCAAGCATTTTTGCGCGCGTTCGGCAAACCGCCACAAGCGATGCAAAAAGCGCTGTTCACGGCCGCGAACGGAGCGAATGGCTGAGGACGCTCAATCAGCCGTCAACGCGCCGCATGCACGACCAGGTTTTCATGGCTGATGATGTGCGGTTCCGCGACATAGCCGATTTGCCGTGAAAACGCCTCGACGAACTGACCACGCAGCTTCTGGATCTCCTGGGAGCTGTAGTTGACCAGCCCGCGCGCCAGCTCAACGCCGTCGGCGCCTCGGCACACCACCATGTCGCCACGTTGAAACACACCTTCGACCCGCAGGACCATAAGCGCCGTGATTCCGCTCGCATCCGATTCAACGGGGTATGAGCCGGCGATGATTTCCAGCACGCCACGCATCGGCAACTGATTGGAAAGCCAGCGACCCCGCGAAGCCGCCGGGTGCGTGTCCGAGGTGAGCAAGGTACCCACTGGCGCGCCACCGGCAATGGCCTCAAGGACACCGGCCTGGCGTCCGTCAGCGATCACCGTGTGCGCACCGGATCGCGCCGCCAGGCGGGCCGAACGCAACCAGGAACGCACGTCGTAGCCGAGGCGTTCGGTCATGTCGTGCGCGCACCGGTCCAGGGTCGCATCACCCACCGCAGCCTCGCCGATAAAGGTGTCAGCCAGCCCGGCTTCGGCGCCAGGCATCGACAGACCTTGCACGTCGGTCAGCAGCACGTACACGTCGGCTTGAACCAGATTGACCACTAGCGCGCCCAGGCTGTCAGTGTCACCGGCACGAATCCCGTGGCTGGCAATGGTGCCGTTTTCACTGATGACCGGGACCACGCCTATGCCGAGCAACACCTGCAACGTGCTGCGGGCATTCAGGTAATGCTTGCGATGGGACAGGTCGTCCTGAGTCAGGAGGATCTGCGCGGATTGCAGGCCATGCGCGGCCAGGCCCTGGGCCCAGGCATTGGTCAGTTTGATCTGGCCGATGGCGGCCAACGCCTGCGCTTCGTGCAGCGGCAACGTGGTGCCCATGCCGGGGCCAGCACAGGCGGCTGTGGCACCGGCCGACACCACGACCACGTCGAGGCCGGGTTGATGCAGCCTGGCCAGTTCAGCGGCCAATCGGTTGATCGCGTCGATGTTCAGGCCGTCAGGGGCTGTAATCAGTCGGCTCTCGATGTGGATGACCCAGCGCTGAGTAGTCGCTATCGCCTCACGCATGTTCTCACCTCGGTTCTCGTGTGTAGGCCGGTTGACGCCGGGCGCGGATCATGGCGTTCGCACAACCGTCACGCCATCGCTCATCTGTGCCAACACGCTCGCCGACTCAAGGTCTGCGCCATTGGAGCCATGAATCACATAAAGGCACTGCCCCGGTTTGACGTGATCACCCGGTCCGACCTTGAGGTCGATGCCCGCGGACTTATCCGCAGGAGCGCCTGCGCGTCGGGCAATCTCGCCGATCCGCCAGCCATCCAGTTCACTCACCCGCCCCTCGGCCGTCGCGCGAACCGAACAGGTCAGCGCACTGGGCAATACCGGTGTCTTTCTGCCCTGCGCATCAATGATCCGCTCGAAGGCGGCATTGGCTTCGCCGCTCGCCAGCAGTTTTTCGGCCAGCTCACGGCCGGCTTCCACGCTGCCCACGGCAGGGTCCCACGCCAGAATCTGCCCGGCGAAAAAAACCGCCTTGTTGCGCAGATCCCGAGGTGCATCCGGCTCATTGGCCAACACTGCGCGTACGTCGCGCACTTCAAGCGACGGCCCGATGCCTCGTCCGACGGGTTGGCTCCCGTCTGTCGCAAAGGCGACCACGGTCAGACCCAGGCCCGCGCCGACCCGCTCGAACAGGTCGCCCAGTTCCCGGGCCTGCGCCTGTGTCTTGAGCTTGGTGCGTGGGCCGTACGGCAGATCGACGACCACATGGGTCGAGCCTGCCGTGAGTTTTTTCGACAGGATCGAGGCGACCGACCAGCGATTGGAGTCCAGCCCGAGCGGCCGGGTGATTGCGTTCATGACGTCATCGACCACCGAGTGATTGAGCCGGCCGTTCCAGGCGATGCACGCCCCCGCCTCTTGCACACAGCGCTGTACATCGGCGGTGGTCAGGTCCACCCGCGCCACCGACTCCATGGCATCGGCCGTGCCCGCCGCCGACGTGATCGCCCGGGATGAGGTCTTGGGCATTGCCATGCCGTGGGCGGCCACGATGGGCACCACCAGGAGTGTGATGCGGCTCCCGGGCACACCGCCCATGGAGTGTTTATCGACCACGATGGGACGATCCCATTGCATCGTCGGCGTGAAACGGCTGCGGACCCTGGCGAGGGCAATGACTTCGGCATCGGACAGGCTGCGCGTGGCGCTGACCAGAAACGCACTGATTTCACCGTCCGTATAGCGCCCTTCGATGATGTCACGCAGCAGCATTTCGTATTCCGTTTCGCCCAGCTCGTGACCCTGGACTTTCTGGATCAACGCCTGACGACTGGCCGGCGATGGCGTACGGCGCAAGGCAATCTCGCTGCCCTCGGCTACGCCCCAGTGCGAGAACGCCTCCTCGCTCAGACCGATCTCATCCGGCGCCAGCAAATGCGGCGCATCGAGACCATGAATCTGCACGCTCAAGGACGTGCCGTCCGCCAGCAGGTCCACTTTCGATCCCCCCAAGTAATCCGCGGCCGAGAGGACAGCGATCTGACCAGGCCCCTTCCGGGTCGGCAAATACGCCACCCGCTCAAGCCCGGTGGACAAGGGCACACGGCGCAATCGAACGCGCTGGCTGGCGTTCGTCAACGCGCGAACGAAGGCGTTGATTCCCTGCTCCAGTGCGCCGTCGTTGTTGACGCGGATCGTTTCGATGTCCACCGGCAACGGCTCGACCTGACGCATGACCCGCGCCCGCGCCTCAAGCGCAGTTTCCCGCCCGCGAGCCAGAATCCGCGCCGCCAGCACGTCTGTGGAGGCGGTTACCTCCACGACGACCAGCCTCGGCACCCGCCGCGACAGTTCGCGTATCATTTTGCGCGAGCCATTGGCGATGACATTGCAGCCATCGCTCAGTGCAGCAAGCAGATCGACGGACAAACCATAGGACAGCCCGTGAGCATCCCAGGTGATCAGGAACTCTCCTGCGCTCACGGACGATTGAAATTGTGCCTCTGTGACGCCGTGGTGATCCTCGCCCGGGGCGCCCGTGGGGCGTGTGATGGTGCGGCGAGCGAACACATAACGACCGGTGTCTGCGAGGTGGGCGCGGGCGCCTTCGATCAACGAATCCTTACCGGCTCCGCTGGGGCCGACAACAAAGAAGAAGATGCCCTGCGCCATGTACCTTACTCCGCTTCGTCCAGGCCGATGTCTACACACACCGCCGCCTGGTTGAGTTTGCTGGTGGAGATGTAGTCGACACCGGTCTTGGAGATGGCGCCAATGGTAGACAGGTTGATGCCGCCTGAAGCTTCCAGTTTGGTGCGCCCGTTGACCATCTTCACAGCTTCGGTCATGTCCACCACGCTCATGTTGTCGAGCATGATCACGTCGACGTTGGCTTCCAGTGCTTCGGCGACCTGGGTCAGGCTGTCGCACTCCACTTCCAGCTTGGTCAGCACCGGCAGCTGACGACGTGCACGTTGCACCGCCTGGGTGATACCGCCACACACGGCGATGTGGTTGTCCTTGATCATCACGCCGTTGTCCAGGCCCAGACGGTGGTTCAGACCGCCGCCGCAGGTAACCGCGTGCTTCTCAAGCATGCGCAGACCCGGTGTGGTTTTGCGGGTGTCGATCAGGCGAGCCTTGCTCCCCGCGACAGCGGCCACGTATTTGGCGGTTTCGTTGGCGATGCCGGACATGCGCTGCACGATGTTCAGCGCGGTGCGTTCGGCGGTCAGCACGCTGCGAGCGTTGCCGCGCACATCGATCATCACCGTCCCGGCCTCGATCTTCTGGCCGTCCTTGACGCGGACAATCACTTCCAGTGTCGGGTCGTAACGCTTGAAGACCCGGGCGGCAATGTCGATACCGGATACGATCAGTGTCTCGCGGGCATTCATGTAGAAAGCGCCGACTTCGTCCGCCTCGATCATCACCTGGGCGGTCAGATCGCAATAACCGATGTCTTCGGCCAGCCAAAGATCGATGAGGCGGTCAGTCTGGAATACGTCATACATCGTGGTTACCCCTATGTGTGGAAACAGTTCGGTGAACGTCAGTTATCGGTGCTGCAGTTTCTTGTCGAGCATCAGCATCAAGCTGTTGCAGGTGACGGCAATCAGCGTGAGCAACAGCGCCACGGCCATGATCGTCGGGATGTCGCCGAGGCCCATCGCATTGACAGCCATGTACCCCAGGCCGCGCTGCGAGGCGAACATCTCGCCGATCAGCACGCCGAGCAGCGTCAGTGCGAAACCGAGTCTCACGCCGGCTACGATCTCCGGCAGAATTGCCGGCAGCAGCACATGGAACAGCGACTGGATCGGCGTCAGCCGAAGGGTGCCGGCCGTGCGCAGGTACACAGGGCGCATCTGGCGGATGGCGTTCATCGTGAACAGCAGGATCGGGATCAGCCCGTGCATCACGCCGAACGCCACTTTCGAGGAAAGCCCAAGGCCGAAGCACAGCAGCACCAGCGGATACAGCGTTACTTTGGGAATGGCGTACAGGTTGAGCAGGATCGGCTCGGCCACCGCACCCGCCAGCCGGTTCACCCCCAGCAGCACGCCGAGAACGATGCCGCCCACCAATGCCAGGCTCATGGCATAGGCAAACGCCTTGGCGGTTTCGCCGACGTTGGCCCACAGCTCGGCCGTGCCCATCATCGACAGCAGGTGCGTAAGCGTCATCCAGGGCGAGGTCAACGCCCCCGCCCCTATCGTCAGGTGCAACACTTGCCAGGCCGCGATCAGCGCCACCACCAGTAAACAGGTCGGGAAAAATCTCTGCATGGCTGTCACCGTTGACGACGCGCTTGCAAGCGTCGGTCGAAGAAGTTGAGCACCGCATTGATCAACGTGACGCTGATCAACACCAGCAACATGAGGGCATACATGTTGTCGCTTTCAAAGTTGTTGTAAGCGAAGGCAATGGCGTAACCGATGCCGGCGCCAGAGAGAATGAACTCGGACGCAATCACACCGATGAACGAGTACGCCACGGCCAGCTTCACCCCGCCGAACAGGTACGGCAACGCGGCCGGCAGCTCGATACGCCAGGCGGTCTCCAGCCTCGACATCCGCATCACCGACGCGCTTTTACGCAGGACGTGGGGAATGCGATCCAGGCCGGTCAGGGTCGCGGTAATCATCGCCACGATGGCGAGTAGCACCGCGATCGCGATGATCGAACCATGGCCCACCCCGAATACAACAATGAACACCGGGTAGAAAATGAACGTCGGGACGGCGTAGTAACTCGCCAGCAACGGCTCCAGTGCGGCGCGAAAACGCGGCATGGAATGCACGGCCAGGCCGATGAAAAACCCGCTGATGATGGCGATGAACGCCGACACCAGAATATTGGTGAAACTGAACAGGATGTCGTTGCCATAATGACCGGCCGACATGAGCGCCAGCAGATGCGTGAACATCTGCGAGGGCGCAATCAACACGCTTTGCGGGATGACATGAGTGCGACACAGCAACTCGATCAGCCCGATAAAACCGGCGACCAACGCGGATCGCAGCACGCTTTCGGTATTCAAATCGACGTCCTCAAGAATGGCTCGGCCAGATCAGTGCTGCGTGCCCATGACCTTCATGGTTTCCACCCGCAGCTTTTCCCACAGGCGCGCATTGATCTCGCCGAATCGCGGCGTTGACACCACCCGACTGTCGCGGTCGCGCTCCCAGCCGGTCTCGACCATGTCGATGAACAAGCCGGGCCGTGAAGACATGACCCCGACGCGGTCCGAGAGCATCGCCGCCTCGTCCAGTGCATGGGTGATCAGCAATACCGTGGCGGAGGTTTCGCGCCACAGCCGCAGCAACTCATCGCCCATCAACAGACGGGTCTGCTGGTCCAGGGCTCCGAAGGGTTCGTCCATCAGAATCAGCCGCGGCTGCATCACCAGCGTGCGGGCAATACACACACGCTGGCGCATGCCGCCAGACAGTTGGGCCGGGTAAGCGCTCGCGAAATCCCTCAGCCCCATGAAGCCCAGCGCATAGGCGACACGGCGCTCGACTTCGGGACCATCGACACCGCTGCGACGAAGCCCGAACGCGATGTTGTCGCGCACCGTCAGCCACGGAAACGAGGCGTCTTCCTGAAACACCACCCCGACGCCGTCCGGCACGCTGGAAATCACTTTTCCCTCGAACCTCACTTCGCCAGACGTGGGACGGGCAAGCCCGGAGAGCACGTCCATCAACGTTGACTTGCCGCAGCCCGAAGGCCCGACAACGGAAAAGAATTCACCTTTGTTCAGCGTCAGATCGATTGGTCCCAGCGCTGCGAACAACTCGCGAGCTCCAGCCTTCTTGAATGAGCGAGTCACTTGACTCAGGGTGACATGCGGCGTCCGGGTATCCGCAGCGACCCGTAACGTTTCGACCAAACCACCTTTCAATGCAAACGTCATTCTTCACTCCTCCGGACCGGCTGGTGAACCTTGAGCCTGTTAAGGCTGAAAGCGCTCTAAATACAATGCATACGCTAGATATAGGAGGAGTAGCAAGATAGACGCCAGAATGGCGACAAGTCGTTAATCGTATGGGTTTAATAAAAACAGGTAATTGATTTATAACGATTTAAAAATACATTTTCTGTTTGATCAAAATGAAAACAACCCACAAAAGACGCACTTACTTCAAAGCATGCGAGCTATTCTTTATTACGTACACGCTATTCGCTCCAGTGTAGTGCCGTGGGTACGACAGTCGCACCAAAGCAGGACGACTGGCCCGGACGTGCTCAGCACCGCCGACAACTGATCGCTTATCGCGCACAAATCAACGTATACGCTTTATTTAGGGATACTGTTTCAACCTATGGAGAGCGCCGCTACGTTTTTACATCGAAAGAAAAGATATATATTTCATAAAGTTATGATTCATACACCCGACTAAAACGCGTAACGGCTGCCTTGGCCTGCATTTTGCTGAATGATCTTTAATAGCGTACAGAAACTAAAATAACACCGCTTAGCCTTAATTCTTGCCATGACCCAAGCACCTTGATGCTATCAGGAGTTTCGAGAATGACCGCACAGCACACCCTGTTCCGCTCAACCAGAAAGCTCGCCGTCGCCGGCCTGGCGGCGATGTCGCTGCTGGCCTCGATTGCCCGCGCCGATGAAATCTCCGTGACCCAGTGGGGCACAAGCCTCTATGGCCTGCCGTATGCCGTGGCGATGGAGGACGGGTTGTTCAAGAAAGCCGGTGTCGACATTACCGGCATCCTGGGTTCGGGCGGTGGCGGAACGACCGTGCGCAATATTCTGGCAAGCGACACACCGTACGGAGAAGTGGCGGTGGCCGCTGCCCTGGCCGCTCAACGGCAAGGTCTGGACCTGGTTATCGTCAACATCGGCACCCGGTCGGTGGCTGAATCGTCGGTGGTGACCCTCAAGGGCTCCCCGCTCAAAGACATTGCCGGGCTGGACGGGAAGAAGGTCGCGATCACCTCGCCCAAAGGCGTGTCGGAAATGCTGCTGCTGATGTCGCTGAAAGCCAAGGGCATCGACGCAGACAAGGTCACCCGAGTGGCCTCCGGCGGCTACGTGAACGGTCTGACACTGCTGGATCAAAAAGCCGTCGATGCCGCCGTGCTCATCGAACCGCTGTCGATCCTGCGCAAGGACCAATACGCCACGCTCTATAAATCCGGCGACCTGCTGCCCCCCATGACCACCTCGGTCGGCATCACCACGCGCGAGTTTGCCAAGGCGCACCCGGACAAATTGAAAGCCATCATCGAAGGGCGCCGAATGGGCGTCAAAGCCATCTACGACAACCCACAACACGCGGCCGACATCCTCGCCAAAGGCTTCAAACTTGAGCCGGCGGTGGCCAAAGAAGCCGTGGACAACATGATTGCGCCCCATATGTGGAGCGAAGGCGATTTCAACCTTGTGGAGATGGAACGCATGGCCGACGGCCTGCGGCTCAACGGTGAGTTGAAGGGTGACGTGGACTGGGCGGCCATCATGGACAAGTCGTATTTACCGACCGACTTGCAGCATTGATCAACGACGATGCACGGACGCAGGGCTGAACGAAGTCAGAAACAAGCGGGCGTTAACAGCCCGTCCGCTCAGACACTGAAAACCGGCAGACAATGGATGCTCGCTCCAGGCTGTCATCCATTGCCACATCGATTACTGCAGAACGTATTCGTGAAAAATTTTCGAACCGTGCTCATCGTTATTGCGACAGGTAAAGCCAAGGCTTTTCGCCAACAGATCCATGTGCTGATTGTTGGACGCATCCATCGACGAGATTTTTTTAAAACCCTGCCGTTTGGCGGTGTCCATCACATGCTGCATGAGCGCAGAAGCAACTCCTTTGCGCTGCCATTGTTCGGAAACCGCCACCGCGAACTCGCAATGCGCATCCCCATCGAAAGCACCGTAACGCGCCTTGCCGACCTCTTTGAGCTCGTTGCCTTCAAACGCAAGGGCGATGTACGCCATGCGGTTGGGTAAGCTCACATCCATTAATTGGTCGTGGGTGTCTTCAAGCTCGCTGAACGTGGCCAAAAACCGAAAATGCGGCGTGTCCGCGCCGAGCCCTTCGAAGAATACAAGGTCCCGTTCACGGTCACGATCCGCCAGCTCTCGGATTAACATCGGCGTTCCATCCCGCATTTCTTCGAGCCAGTAATCCCCGCTGAGTGCTTTGATCTCATCACTGAACCTTGTCTCAATGCTCTCATTGTAAGCCATGCTTGACACTCCCAATTGACCCGGTTGGCTCTTGATGACCTTAGGCTTATAACGATAAGTGCGGGGACAATTTCAACGACGGCACGCAGGTTACGGATGGCCGGTCACTTAACCGGCGTCGTGGTAAAAGGTGTAGAGGTAACCCTTACGGCTTTTGCCTGACTGCGCTATGTGCGCCAGCGCACAGACGGAGCACGCTCAAAAACATCACACTCTTCGCTGCAAAGCTTCGTCCTATAAGGCGCTGCTCGTGCTGGCGCATGTCGTCAGCGCACCTTTCAAAACGCACGCCTTCACCTCCGTGCGTTTCAGGCTCAGGACCTTATGAACAGCATATGGACACGCATACGGAGAGTGGTCGCTCGCTCGTCCGGGCTTTACCGGACCGGTTCATTTGCCCTTCC
Proteins encoded:
- a CDS encoding GNAT family N-acetyltransferase, whose product is MAYNESIETRFSDEIKALSGDYWLEEMRDGTPMLIRELADRDRERDLVFFEGLGADTPHFRFLATFSELEDTHDQLMDVSLPNRMAYIALAFEGNELKEVGKARYGAFDGDAHCEFAVAVSEQWQRKGVASALMQHVMDTAKRQGFKKISSMDASNNQHMDLLAKSLGFTCRNNDEHGSKIFHEYVLQ
- a CDS encoding ABC transporter substrate-binding protein → MTAQHTLFRSTRKLAVAGLAAMSLLASIARADEISVTQWGTSLYGLPYAVAMEDGLFKKAGVDITGILGSGGGGTTVRNILASDTPYGEVAVAAALAAQRQGLDLVIVNIGTRSVAESSVVTLKGSPLKDIAGLDGKKVAITSPKGVSEMLLLMSLKAKGIDADKVTRVASGGYVNGLTLLDQKAVDAAVLIEPLSILRKDQYATLYKSGDLLPPMTTSVGITTREFAKAHPDKLKAIIEGRRMGVKAIYDNPQHAADILAKGFKLEPAVAKEAVDNMIAPHMWSEGDFNLVEMERMADGLRLNGELKGDVDWAAIMDKSYLPTDLQH